Proteins encoded by one window of Modestobacter marinus:
- a CDS encoding IclR family transcriptional regulator codes for MSEARPGALSPAGPAARRTAGSKLLAVLDAFTRDRRALTLSEIARATDVPLSTAHRLIAELCSWGGLERDPDGRYRVGLRLWELGALAPRGLGLREAALPFMEDLYEVTHENVQLAVRDGVEVVFVERFASRDAVAVYTEVGGRFALPPTGVGLVLLAHAPAEVQEQVLAAPLRRYTAQTITDPVQLRRVLAEVRRAGVAVSDRQVTDDAVSVAAPISARGEVVAALSIVVRGSSPAAVRPMAPGVRAAARAISRTLSGGSAEG; via the coding sequence GTGTCCGAAGCTCGTCCTGGAGCTCTGAGCCCGGCCGGGCCGGCGGCGCGGCGGACGGCGGGCAGCAAGCTGCTGGCCGTCCTCGACGCGTTCACCCGGGACCGGCGCGCGCTGACCCTCTCGGAGATCGCCCGGGCCACCGACGTCCCGCTGTCGACCGCGCACCGGCTGATCGCCGAGCTGTGCAGCTGGGGCGGGCTCGAGCGGGACCCCGACGGCCGGTACCGGGTCGGGCTGCGGCTGTGGGAGCTCGGCGCCCTGGCGCCGCGCGGGCTGGGGCTGCGGGAGGCGGCCCTGCCGTTCATGGAGGACCTCTACGAGGTGACCCACGAGAACGTCCAGCTGGCGGTGCGGGACGGCGTCGAGGTGGTGTTCGTCGAGCGCTTCGCCTCCCGGGACGCGGTCGCGGTCTACACCGAGGTCGGCGGCCGGTTCGCGCTGCCGCCCACCGGGGTCGGGCTGGTCCTGCTCGCGCACGCCCCGGCCGAGGTGCAGGAGCAGGTGCTGGCCGCGCCGCTGCGCCGGTACACCGCGCAGACGATCACCGACCCGGTGCAGCTGCGCCGCGTCCTGGCCGAGGTCCGCCGCGCCGGGGTGGCGGTCAGCGACCGGCAGGTCACGGACGACGCGGTCTCGGTGGCGGCGCCGATCTCCGCCCGCGGCGAGGTGGTCGCGGCGCTGTCGATCGTGGTGCGGGGCAGCTCGCCGGCCGCCGTCCGGCCGATGGCGCCCGGTGTCCGGGCCGCTGCCCGGGCGATCAGCCGGACCCTGTCCGGAGGCTCAGCCGAGGGCTGA
- a CDS encoding PDR/VanB family oxidoreductase, whose amino-acid sequence MHSTHDEVDLRLQVTRRTTGAEGVVVLELRDPTGADLPAWSPGAHIDLRLPGGLTRQYSLCGDPHDRAVWQIGVLREPAGRGGSALVHDQVQEGAEVDVRGPRNHFELVPAARYVFIAGGIGITPILPMAAAAEEAGATWEFHYGGRTRTSMAFLQALEALEAKTGHGLRVTLHPQDEVGLIDLDRILGTPQPDTAVYCCGPEPLLTAVEQRCTDWPPGALHVERFAPKEQGERVLSGDFDVELTLSGTTLTVPPDKSILQVVEEAGIPVLSSCQEGTCGTCETGVLEGTVDHRDSLLTPEEQAANDTMFICVSRAACPKLVLEL is encoded by the coding sequence GTGCACAGCACCCATGACGAGGTCGACCTGCGGCTGCAGGTGACCCGGCGGACGACGGGTGCCGAGGGCGTCGTCGTCCTGGAACTGCGCGACCCGACCGGGGCCGACCTGCCGGCCTGGTCGCCCGGCGCGCACATCGACCTGCGGCTGCCCGGCGGGCTGACCCGGCAGTACTCGCTGTGCGGCGACCCGCACGACCGGGCGGTCTGGCAGATCGGCGTGCTCCGGGAGCCGGCGGGCCGGGGCGGTTCGGCCCTCGTGCACGACCAGGTGCAGGAGGGCGCGGAGGTCGACGTCCGCGGGCCCCGCAACCACTTCGAGCTGGTGCCCGCCGCGCGGTACGTCTTCATCGCCGGCGGCATCGGCATCACCCCGATCCTGCCGATGGCCGCGGCCGCCGAGGAGGCCGGCGCCACCTGGGAGTTCCACTACGGCGGGCGCACCCGCACGTCGATGGCCTTCCTCCAGGCGCTGGAGGCGCTGGAGGCGAAGACCGGGCACGGCCTGCGGGTCACGCTGCACCCGCAGGACGAGGTGGGGCTGATCGACCTCGACCGCATCCTGGGCACCCCGCAGCCGGACACGGCGGTGTACTGCTGCGGGCCCGAGCCCCTGCTGACGGCGGTGGAGCAGCGCTGCACCGACTGGCCGCCCGGGGCGTTGCACGTGGAACGATTCGCACCCAAGGAGCAGGGCGAGCGGGTGCTCAGCGGCGACTTCGACGTCGAGCTGACGCTGTCGGGGACGACGCTGACCGTCCCGCCGGACAAGTCGATCCTGCAGGTGGTCGAGGAGGCGGGCATCCCGGTCCTCTCCTCCTGTCAGGAGGGGACGTGCGGCACGTGCGAGACCGGGGTGCTGGAGGGGACCGTCGACCACCGCGACTCGTTGCTGACCCCGGAGGAGCAGGCGGCGAACGACACGATGTTCATCTGCGTCTCCCGTGCGGCGTGTCCGAAGCTCGTCCTGGAGCTCTGA